A window from Kribbella jejuensis encodes these proteins:
- the moaA gene encoding GTP 3',8-cyclase MoaA, whose amino-acid sequence MTVIQHATRTGLADRYGRVATDLRVSLTDRCNLRCTYCMPEEGLDWLAKPELLTDDEVVRLVSIAVTHLGVQEIRFTGGEPLLRRGLVDIVARTTQLTPRPEVSVTTNGIGLARQAEALKEAGLDRVNVSLDTVDAETFKKLTRRDRMKDVIAGLAAANDADLTPVKVNAVLMRGVNDTEAPQLLEFCLEHGYELRFIEQMPLDAQHGWDRSTMITAEEILGMLTERFHLTPDDASKRGSAPAESFLVGGGPQTVGIIASVTRPFCGDCDRVRLTADGQVRDCLFARTESDLRTALRAGADDEELADRWRRAMIGKLPGHGINDPSFLQPSRPMSAIGG is encoded by the coding sequence ATGACGGTGATCCAGCACGCGACGCGAACGGGCCTGGCGGACCGGTACGGCCGGGTCGCGACGGACCTCCGCGTCTCGCTCACGGACCGCTGCAACCTCCGCTGTACGTACTGCATGCCGGAGGAGGGGCTGGACTGGCTGGCGAAGCCCGAGCTGCTCACCGACGACGAGGTTGTGCGGCTGGTCTCGATCGCCGTCACGCACCTGGGCGTGCAGGAGATCCGTTTCACCGGCGGCGAACCGCTGCTGCGCCGCGGCCTGGTCGACATCGTCGCTCGTACGACGCAACTCACGCCACGCCCCGAGGTGTCGGTGACCACCAACGGGATCGGCCTTGCCCGGCAGGCGGAAGCGCTGAAGGAAGCCGGTCTGGACCGGGTGAACGTGAGCCTCGACACGGTCGACGCGGAGACGTTCAAGAAATTGACCCGCCGGGACCGGATGAAGGACGTGATCGCCGGACTGGCGGCCGCCAACGACGCGGATCTGACGCCGGTGAAGGTGAATGCGGTCCTCATGCGCGGCGTGAATGACACCGAAGCGCCGCAATTGCTGGAGTTCTGCCTCGAGCACGGCTATGAACTGCGGTTCATCGAGCAGATGCCGCTGGACGCGCAGCACGGCTGGGACCGGTCGACGATGATCACCGCCGAGGAGATCCTCGGCATGCTGACCGAGCGGTTCCACCTGACGCCGGACGACGCGTCGAAGCGCGGCAGCGCGCCGGCCGAGTCGTTCCTGGTCGGCGGCGGGCCGCAGACGGTCGGCATCATCGCCTCGGTCACCCGGCCGTTCTGCGGCGACTGTGACCGGGTCCGGTTGACCGCCGACGGCCAGGTCCGGGACTGCCTGTTCGCGCGCACCGAATCCGACCTGCGGACGGCACTGCGGGCCGGCGCCGACGACGAGGAACTCGCGGACCGTTGGCGGCGCGCGATGATCGGCAAACTGCCGGGCCACGGCATCAACGACCCGAGCTTTCTGCAACCGTCCCGGCCGATGTCCGCGATCGGCGGTTGA
- a CDS encoding dodecin, which translates to MTDRTYRVTEIVGTSKEGLNQAITNGIARAGETLRHLDWFEVTDIRGHLADNQIDHYQVTMKVGFRLEDS; encoded by the coding sequence ATGACCGATCGCACGTACCGGGTCACCGAGATCGTGGGCACGTCCAAGGAGGGGCTGAACCAGGCGATCACCAATGGGATCGCGCGCGCCGGGGAGACGCTTCGGCACCTGGACTGGTTCGAGGTCACCGACATCCGCGGCCACCTCGCCGACAACCAGATCGACCACTACCAGGTGACGATGAAGGTCGGTTTCCGGCTCGAAGACTCCTGA
- the fabG gene encoding 3-oxoacyl-[acyl-carrier-protein] reductase: protein MSRSVLVTGGNRGIGLAIATAFKEAGDQVAVTYNSSPPPEGFLGVKCDITDQEQVDAAFDTIAAEHGPVEVLVANAGITRDTLLLRMSDEDWDQVLQTNLTGSFRVARRAAKGMLRLRKGRIVFISSVVGLLGSPGQVNYAASKSGLIGMARSIARELGSRGITANVVAPGFVETDMTAVLPEDTQKQYLSQIPLGRFGLTSEIANAVRWLSSEEAGYITGAVIPVDGGIGMGN, encoded by the coding sequence GTGAGCAGGTCTGTACTGGTGACCGGAGGCAACCGGGGCATCGGGCTGGCGATCGCGACCGCGTTCAAGGAAGCGGGTGACCAGGTCGCCGTGACCTACAACTCCAGCCCGCCGCCGGAGGGTTTCCTCGGCGTGAAGTGCGACATCACCGACCAGGAGCAGGTGGACGCCGCGTTCGACACGATCGCGGCCGAGCACGGCCCGGTCGAGGTGCTGGTGGCGAACGCCGGGATCACCCGCGACACCCTGCTGCTGCGGATGTCCGACGAGGACTGGGACCAGGTCCTGCAGACCAACCTGACCGGTTCGTTCCGGGTCGCCCGCCGGGCCGCGAAGGGCATGCTGCGGCTGCGCAAGGGCCGGATCGTGTTCATCTCCTCGGTGGTCGGCCTGCTCGGCTCGCCCGGCCAGGTGAACTACGCGGCCAGCAAGTCCGGCCTGATCGGGATGGCCCGGTCGATCGCCCGCGAGCTGGGCAGCCGGGGCATCACCGCGAACGTGGTCGCGCCCGGGTTCGTCGAGACCGACATGACCGCCGTACTGCCCGAGGACACCCAGAAGCAGTACCTGAGCCAGATCCCGCTCGGGCGGTTCGGCCTGACCTCGGAGATCGCGAACGCGGTCCGTTGGCTCTCGTCCGAGGAGGCCGGCTACATCACCGGCGCAGTGATCCCGGTCGACGGCGGAATCGGGATGGGCAACTGA
- a CDS encoding DUF3099 domain-containing protein → MSRRHQRSSTAVISVTSAQPGRSEDLDSRIVRYAWMMSIRVVCFVLAVITPSPWRWMFVVGAIVLPYFAVVLANAHRSVTQDGGNAFIAPARPAITERPAVVVPADPEPAQDPNQQPNQDRRTDTEK, encoded by the coding sequence ATGTCGAGACGCCATCAGCGGAGCAGCACGGCGGTCATCTCGGTGACCAGTGCGCAACCCGGCCGGTCCGAGGACCTGGACAGCCGGATCGTGCGGTACGCCTGGATGATGTCGATCCGGGTGGTGTGCTTCGTGCTCGCGGTGATCACGCCGTCGCCGTGGCGATGGATGTTCGTCGTCGGCGCGATCGTGCTGCCGTACTTCGCGGTGGTGCTGGCCAACGCCCATCGCTCCGTCACCCAGGACGGCGGGAACGCGTTCATCGCACCCGCCCGGCCGGCGATCACCGAGCGCCCGGCGGTCGTCGTACCGGCCGACCCCGAGCCGGCCCAGGACCCGAATCAGCAGCCGAATCAGGACCGCCGGACCGACACCGAAAAGTGA
- a CDS encoding SURF1 family protein has protein sequence MGRIVNIRWIAAALGVLLLATVCVELGRWQLHRLDERKARNAVTRANLAAQPAPIDQILGPQGVVGDQHAWRTVVVTGTYDASKQIVLKYRNVDDRPGFEIVTPLMLSDGKALLVDRGFLPRQSSELMPLHVPAVPTGQVTVTGRLQRSERGGHTTGGTPDDGTARLINGPDFAKVLGLNLYDGYVQITKQDPPNDPSFNGFPGPEIDDGPHFFYALQWFFFALLAIGGLVYFTKTGGRGGKDEPGDKPENVEQPAAHAGAAD, from the coding sequence GTGGGCCGTATCGTGAACATCCGCTGGATCGCCGCCGCACTGGGGGTCCTGCTGCTGGCAACCGTGTGCGTCGAGCTCGGTCGCTGGCAGCTGCACCGGCTCGACGAACGCAAGGCGCGCAACGCGGTGACCAGGGCCAACCTGGCCGCCCAGCCCGCGCCCATCGACCAGATCCTCGGCCCGCAGGGCGTGGTCGGAGACCAGCACGCCTGGCGGACCGTGGTCGTCACGGGGACGTACGACGCCTCGAAGCAGATCGTGCTGAAGTACCGCAACGTCGACGACCGGCCCGGCTTCGAGATCGTCACGCCGCTGATGCTCTCCGACGGCAAGGCGCTGCTGGTGGATCGTGGGTTCCTCCCCCGCCAGAGCTCCGAGCTGATGCCGCTGCACGTCCCCGCCGTACCGACCGGGCAGGTGACGGTGACCGGGAGGCTGCAGCGCAGCGAACGCGGCGGTCACACCACCGGCGGCACGCCGGACGACGGGACGGCGCGGCTGATCAACGGCCCCGATTTCGCGAAGGTCCTCGGCCTGAACCTGTACGACGGGTATGTGCAGATCACCAAGCAGGATCCTCCGAACGATCCGTCGTTCAACGGGTTCCCGGGGCCGGAGATCGACGACGGTCCACACTTCTTCTACGCGTTGCAGTGGTTCTTCTTCGCGCTGCTGGCGATCGGTGGACTGGTCTACTTCACGAAAACGGGAGGCCGTGGTGGCAAGGACGAGCCCGGAGACAAACCCGAGAACGTCGAGCAACCCGCGGCCCACGCCGGCGCGGCGGATTGA